In a genomic window of Pseudomonas oryzihabitans:
- the mgrA gene encoding L-glyceraldehyde 3-phosphate reductase, which produces MAYQAASDRYDRIPYRRVGRSGLVLPALSLGLWHNFGDTTPLDRQRALLRTAFDLGINHFDLANNYGPPYGSAEINFGRLLREDFAAYRDELIISSKAGWDMWPGPYGQGGGSRKYVLASLDQSLKRLGLDYVDIFYSHRFDEHTPLEETAGALASAVQQGKALYIGISSYSGTKTREMAKLLAEWKIPLLIHQPAYNLLNRWIEKDLLDATEEIGSGVIAFTPLAQGLLTDKYLNGVPAEARVNQPGGQSLQQGHLSAENLERVRALNAIAQRRGQSLAQLALAWTLRDPRITSALIGASRPEQIVENVAALDNLAFTAEELAEIDTHAVEGDINLWAKPSSAE; this is translated from the coding sequence ATGGCTTATCAAGCCGCTTCCGATCGCTACGACCGTATTCCTTACCGCCGAGTCGGCCGCAGTGGCCTGGTGCTGCCGGCGCTGTCGCTTGGGCTGTGGCACAACTTCGGCGATACCACGCCGCTGGATCGTCAACGCGCCTTGCTGCGGACCGCTTTCGATCTGGGCATCAACCACTTCGACCTGGCCAACAATTACGGGCCGCCCTATGGCAGTGCCGAGATCAATTTCGGCCGGCTGCTGCGTGAGGACTTTGCGGCCTATCGCGACGAGCTGATCATCTCCAGCAAGGCCGGCTGGGACATGTGGCCTGGCCCCTATGGTCAAGGTGGCGGTTCGCGCAAGTACGTGCTGGCCAGCCTGGACCAGAGCCTCAAGCGCCTGGGACTGGACTACGTCGATATCTTCTATTCGCACCGTTTCGATGAGCATACGCCCCTGGAAGAAACGGCCGGTGCCCTGGCCAGCGCTGTCCAGCAAGGCAAGGCGCTCTATATAGGCATCAGCTCCTATTCGGGGACCAAGACCCGCGAAATGGCCAAGCTGCTGGCTGAATGGAAGATCCCGTTGCTGATCCATCAACCAGCCTACAACTTGCTCAATCGCTGGATCGAGAAGGATCTGCTGGATGCAACCGAGGAAATCGGCAGCGGCGTGATCGCCTTTACGCCGCTGGCCCAGGGGCTGCTGACCGATAAATACCTCAACGGTGTGCCCGCGGAAGCCCGGGTCAATCAGCCCGGTGGCCAGTCGCTGCAGCAAGGTCATCTGTCGGCCGAAAATCTCGAGCGGGTTCGCGCCCTGAACGCCATCGCCCAACGCCGTGGGCAGAGTCTCGCGCAACTGGCATTGGCCTGGACCCTGCGCGATCCGCGGATCACCAGCGCCCTGATCGGCGCCAGTCGGCCGGAGCAGATCGTGGAGAACGTGGCGGCCTTGGACAACCTGGCCTTTACCGCCGAAGAACTGGCC